The following coding sequences lie in one Pseudoxanthomonas sp. SE1 genomic window:
- a CDS encoding efflux RND transporter periplasmic adaptor subunit produces MTRKDPAARKTPSTTRRMILMLIAVVVIFGGVFAVKAIMGKGMNDFFDNMPQPAAAVTDWTAKQEEWVDAQQAVGTFVAINGTDVTTEAGGVVRSLSIDVGKPVKAGTVLAQLNTANELAVMKSLEASAKLAAVQRDRWQALARDKLVSQAEAEERATVAATSLAQVEAQRALIAQKTIRAPFDGVLGIRKVNLGQFINPGDPIVSLQALDPIYLDFTLPEQRVGQVLPGAKVRATVDALPGQVFEGEVTAVEPQVDPATRNFKVQATLPNPEYNLRPGAFAHVGFDTGDSRKVVVVPQTAISFNPYGNAVYVIQEVQRAEGEKDMQGKPLTGKKLVVRQRFVKTGATRGDLIAVTEGLKPGERVATSGLLKLRNDAEVVVNNKVQPVTEAQPKPENR; encoded by the coding sequence ATGACACGGAAAGATCCGGCCGCAAGGAAAACGCCCTCCACCACCCGCCGCATGATCCTGATGCTGATCGCCGTCGTGGTGATCTTTGGCGGTGTGTTCGCCGTCAAGGCGATCATGGGCAAGGGCATGAACGACTTCTTCGACAACATGCCGCAGCCTGCCGCGGCGGTGACCGACTGGACCGCGAAGCAGGAGGAATGGGTCGACGCGCAGCAGGCCGTAGGCACCTTCGTGGCCATCAATGGCACCGACGTGACCACCGAGGCCGGGGGTGTGGTACGCAGCCTGTCCATCGACGTCGGCAAGCCGGTGAAGGCCGGCACCGTGCTGGCCCAGCTCAACACGGCCAACGAACTGGCTGTGATGAAATCGCTGGAAGCCTCTGCCAAGCTGGCAGCCGTCCAGCGTGATCGCTGGCAGGCCCTGGCGCGCGACAAGCTGGTCTCGCAGGCCGAAGCGGAAGAGCGCGCCACCGTGGCCGCCACGTCGCTCGCGCAGGTGGAGGCGCAGCGCGCCCTGATCGCGCAGAAGACCATCCGCGCCCCGTTCGATGGCGTGCTGGGCATCCGCAAGGTCAACCTGGGCCAGTTCATCAACCCGGGCGACCCTATCGTCAGCCTGCAGGCACTGGACCCGATCTACCTCGACTTCACCCTGCCCGAGCAACGCGTGGGCCAGGTACTGCCGGGAGCGAAGGTCCGCGCCACCGTGGACGCCCTGCCCGGCCAGGTGTTCGAGGGCGAAGTCACGGCGGTGGAGCCGCAGGTCGATCCGGCCACGCGCAACTTCAAGGTGCAGGCGACGCTTCCCAACCCGGAGTACAACCTACGTCCGGGCGCGTTCGCGCATGTCGGCTTCGACACCGGCGACAGCCGCAAGGTGGTGGTGGTGCCGCAGACCGCGATCAGCTTCAACCCTTACGGCAACGCGGTGTACGTGATCCAGGAAGTGCAGCGCGCCGAAGGCGAGAAGGATATGCAGGGCAAGCCGCTGACCGGCAAGAAGCTGGTGGTACGCCAGCGCTTCGTGAAGACCGGGGCCACCCGCGGCGACCTGATCGCCGTCACCGAAGGGCTGAAGCCCGGCGAACGCGTGGCCACCAGCGGCCTGCTGAAGCTGCGCAACGATGCCGAGGTGGTGGTCAACAACAAGGTGCAGCCGGTGACCGAGGCCCAGCCCAAGCCCGAAAACCGTTGA
- a CDS encoding multidrug efflux RND transporter permease subunit, protein MPKFFINHPIFAWVVSILISLAGVIAILNLGVESYPSIAPPQVTVSATYPGASAQTTERSVTQVIEQQLTGIDNLLYFSSSSSSSGQASITLTFETGTDADIAQVQVQNKVSLATPRLPSEVTAQGVVVAKANAGFLMVVGLQSDNPSIDRNRLNDIIASRVLDQISRVPGVGSTQHFGSEYAMNVWLDPGKLQGYNLSATEVLAAVRGQNVQFAAGSIGADPAPEGQAFTATVSAEGRFNSPEQFEQIILRANSDGSTVRLKDVARVQFGAQGYGFDTQYNGKPVGAFAVQLLPGANALNVAEAVRAKLDELQPSFPSGVSWFSPYDTTTFVKISIEEVVKTLIEAVILVFLVMLVFLQNFRATIIPTLVIPVALLGTFWGLSLIGFTINQLTMFAMVLAIGIVVDDAIVVIENVERIMAEEKLPPREATIKAMDQITGAVIAITVVLAAVFIPSALQGGASGEIYKQFALTIAISMAFSAFLALGFTPALCATFLKQHEHDSHEKKNIVFRVFEKYYGKVEKTYVGHIGSAIRHAPRWMVVFALLTVLCGFLFTRLPSSFVPEEDQGYALAIVQLPPGNTLQNTKQVFNQVRGTLQQMDGFEGVMEIAGFSFVGRGENVGMAFIRLKAWDDRDVTVPEFIQQANQRLYGIKGAQIFVVNLPTIQGLGQFGGFDMWLQDRAGLGEDALMAARNQLLGAAAQDPSLMAVRPNTLENAPQLQLHVDRVQAQAMGLSVSDIYNGIQLMLAPVYVNDFFYEGRIKRVNMRADAAYRTGADSLSRIYTPSSQQTDASGGRAMIPLSNVVQSQWASVPPSLSRYNGYSAVNINGSAAPGGSSGQAMTTMENIVTNQLPQGFGYDWSGMSYQEILAGNSATLLMVLSLVVVFLCLAALYESWSIPVAVLLVVPLGALGALAFTLLRGLSNDLFFKIGLITIIGLAAKNAILIVEFAVMERKQGKTLREAVISASHLRFRPILMTSFAFIMGVVPMAISTGAGANARHAIGTGVIGGMFFATFLGLLLIPVFFIAVRRMLGDKMDEPSKEYLLEQENPASR, encoded by the coding sequence ATGCCCAAGTTCTTCATCAACCACCCGATCTTCGCCTGGGTCGTGTCGATCCTGATCTCGCTCGCCGGCGTGATCGCGATCCTCAACCTCGGCGTCGAGTCCTATCCTTCCATCGCGCCGCCGCAGGTAACGGTCAGCGCGACCTACCCCGGCGCCAGTGCCCAGACCACCGAGCGGTCGGTCACCCAGGTGATCGAGCAGCAGCTGACCGGCATCGACAACCTGCTGTATTTCAGTTCGAGTTCCAGTTCCTCCGGCCAGGCCTCGATCACGCTGACCTTCGAGACCGGCACCGACGCGGACATCGCCCAGGTGCAGGTGCAGAACAAGGTGTCGCTGGCCACGCCACGACTGCCCAGCGAAGTCACGGCCCAGGGCGTGGTGGTGGCCAAGGCCAACGCCGGCTTCCTGATGGTGGTGGGCCTGCAGTCCGACAATCCCAGCATCGACCGCAATCGCCTGAACGACATCATCGCCTCGCGCGTGCTGGACCAGATCTCGCGCGTGCCCGGCGTGGGCAGCACCCAGCATTTCGGTTCCGAGTACGCCATGAACGTGTGGCTGGACCCGGGCAAGCTGCAGGGCTACAACCTGTCGGCCACCGAAGTGCTGGCAGCCGTGCGCGGGCAGAACGTGCAGTTCGCTGCAGGCTCCATCGGTGCGGACCCCGCTCCCGAAGGCCAGGCCTTCACTGCCACGGTGTCGGCGGAAGGCCGCTTCAATTCACCGGAGCAGTTCGAGCAGATCATCCTGCGCGCCAACAGCGACGGCTCCACCGTGCGCCTGAAGGATGTCGCGCGCGTGCAGTTCGGTGCACAGGGCTATGGTTTCGATACGCAGTACAACGGCAAGCCGGTGGGCGCCTTCGCGGTGCAGCTGCTGCCCGGCGCCAACGCGCTGAACGTGGCCGAGGCCGTGCGCGCCAAGCTGGATGAACTACAGCCCAGCTTCCCGTCGGGCGTCAGCTGGTTCTCGCCGTACGACACCACCACCTTCGTGAAGATTTCCATCGAGGAAGTGGTCAAGACGCTGATCGAAGCCGTCATCCTGGTGTTCCTGGTGATGCTGGTGTTCCTGCAGAACTTCCGCGCCACCATCATCCCCACGCTGGTCATCCCGGTTGCGCTGCTCGGCACGTTCTGGGGCCTGAGCCTGATCGGCTTCACCATCAACCAGCTGACGATGTTCGCGATGGTGCTCGCCATCGGCATCGTGGTGGACGACGCCATCGTGGTGATCGAGAACGTCGAACGCATCATGGCGGAGGAAAAGCTGCCGCCGCGGGAAGCAACGATCAAGGCCATGGACCAGATCACCGGCGCCGTGATCGCGATCACCGTGGTGCTGGCGGCGGTGTTCATCCCGTCCGCGCTGCAGGGTGGCGCATCGGGCGAGATCTACAAGCAGTTCGCCCTGACCATCGCCATCTCGATGGCCTTCTCGGCCTTCCTGGCGCTGGGCTTCACGCCGGCGCTGTGCGCCACCTTCCTGAAGCAGCATGAACACGACAGCCACGAGAAGAAGAACATCGTCTTCCGCGTCTTCGAGAAGTACTACGGCAAGGTCGAGAAGACCTACGTGGGCCACATCGGCTCGGCCATCAGGCATGCGCCGCGCTGGATGGTGGTGTTCGCCCTGCTGACCGTGCTGTGCGGCTTCCTGTTCACGCGCCTGCCGAGCAGCTTCGTGCCCGAGGAAGACCAGGGGTACGCCCTGGCCATCGTGCAGTTGCCGCCGGGCAACACCCTGCAGAACACCAAGCAGGTGTTCAACCAGGTGCGTGGCACGCTGCAGCAGATGGACGGGTTCGAAGGCGTGATGGAGATCGCAGGCTTCAGTTTCGTCGGCCGCGGCGAGAACGTCGGCATGGCATTCATCCGGCTCAAGGCCTGGGACGACCGCGACGTGACCGTGCCGGAGTTCATCCAGCAGGCCAACCAGCGCCTGTACGGGATCAAGGGTGCGCAGATCTTCGTGGTGAACCTGCCGACCATCCAGGGCCTGGGCCAGTTCGGCGGCTTCGACATGTGGCTGCAGGACCGGGCGGGCCTGGGCGAGGACGCGCTGATGGCGGCCCGCAACCAGTTGCTGGGTGCGGCGGCACAGGACCCGAGCCTGATGGCGGTGCGTCCCAACACGCTGGAGAACGCGCCGCAGCTGCAGCTGCACGTCGACCGCGTGCAGGCGCAGGCGATGGGGCTGTCGGTCAGCGACATCTACAACGGCATCCAGCTGATGCTGGCGCCGGTGTACGTCAACGACTTCTTCTACGAAGGCCGCATCAAGCGCGTGAACATGCGCGCCGACGCCGCCTACCGCACCGGCGCCGATTCGCTTTCGCGCATCTACACGCCGAGCAGCCAGCAGACCGACGCCAGCGGCGGTCGCGCGATGATCCCTCTGTCCAACGTGGTGCAGTCGCAGTGGGCTTCCGTGCCCCCCTCGCTGTCGCGCTACAACGGCTATTCGGCGGTGAACATCAACGGTTCCGCGGCACCGGGCGGCTCGTCCGGGCAGGCGATGACCACGATGGAGAACATCGTCACCAACCAGCTGCCGCAGGGCTTCGGTTACGACTGGAGCGGCATGTCGTACCAGGAGATCCTGGCCGGCAACAGCGCCACCCTGCTGATGGTGCTGTCGCTGGTGGTGGTGTTCCTCTGCCTGGCGGCGCTGTATGAAAGCTGGTCCATCCCGGTCGCGGTGCTGCTGGTCGTGCCGCTGGGCGCCCTGGGCGCGCTCGCGTTCACGCTGCTGCGCGGCCTGTCCAACGATCTTTTCTTCAAGATCGGCCTGATCACCATCATCGGGCTGGCGGCGAAGAACGCGATCCTGATCGTCGAGTTCGCGGTGATGGAGCGCAAGCAGGGCAAGACGCTGCGCGAAGCGGTGATCTCGGCCTCGCACCTGCGCTTCCGGCCGATCCTGATGACCTCGTTCGCCTTCATCATGGGCGTGGTGCCGATGGCCATCTCGACCGGTGCCGGCGCCAACGCGCGCCATGCGATCGGCACCGGTGTCATCGGCGGCATGTTCTTCGCCACGTTCCTGGGCCTGTTGCTGATCCCGGTCTTCTTCATCGCCGTGCGACGCATGCTGGGCGACAAGATGGACGAACCTTCGAAGGAATACCTGCTCGAGCAGGAAAACCCCGCTTCGCGCTGA
- a CDS encoding efflux RND transporter permease subunit — protein sequence MKFTDIFINKPVLAIVVSLFILLFGLRSFTELNVRQYPELRNAVVNISTTYYGADADLIQGFITTPLEREVASAEGIEYLSSTSSAGASVIQAYIKLDQDPNEALTQIAAKVNKMRGQLPPESEDPVIDLQQGQQIAAMYVSFASETLDNNQITDYLTRVVQPKLVTVSGVQRADILGAGTFAMRVWLKPDRMTALQVTASDVSTALSSNNVLAAVGSTKGQMVAIDMTARTDLRNADEFRQLIIREQNGAIVRLGDVADVQLGSESYGTSVRINGEAATFMGIFVSPDANSLDVIKDVRTLWDNEIVPQLPEGIKATIPYDSTEQIQDAIDEVVSTIVEAVIIVIVVIFLFLGSLRSVLIPAVTVPLSLVGALFLMLLMGFTINLLTLLAMVLAIGIVVDDAIIVLENIHRHIEEGMSPYEAAIKGARELAWPVVAMTTTLVAVYLPIGFQGGMTGVLFTEFAFTLAGSVLLSGVIALTLTPMMCAKILKPHSEGGKGKLEKWLDERFEKINAGYQRRLHGTMETKSVIGVFGILVLVSCVFLYMTAPKEPAPLEDEGFIFSVASADPYSTLDYVERYTEEVTAIAKGVPEVQDYFLFNGGFGGSGGGASPSAMAGFVLKPWSERERSTNAVLQQELQPKMSQVSGLNIFALVPPSLPSAGGDGGGGEFVIGGVGDLSQLAELADQILMKAMESKRFIFLDKDLKIDKPRIEVNIDRDKAASLGIDMRTLAADMAAMLSGGYTNRFAMQNRSYLVIPQVQRSDRLNASDLENYYTRTRDGELIPLSTLVTLKESAQPQSLKRFQQLNAVSITFAPRPGVSKGEALAILEQAAKEVLPQGYSVDYAGESRQYKQEGAAMLVTLALALIVIFLVLAAQFESFRDALIMLLTVPMAICGALLTVNVLAILSGILGMMQIEAFPGMSINIYTQVGLVTLVGVISKHGILIVEFANKLQIERGLSKREAIEEAAAIRLRPVLMTTAALVFAMIPLLIASGPGAASRFSMGVVIASGMTIGTLFTLFVLPAFYLYLARDHAHDRETAEDADGMLPAEPAGGH from the coding sequence ATGAAATTCACCGACATCTTCATCAACAAACCGGTGCTGGCGATCGTCGTCAGCCTCTTCATCCTGCTGTTCGGCCTGCGCTCGTTCACCGAATTGAACGTGCGCCAGTACCCGGAACTGCGCAACGCCGTGGTGAACATCAGCACCACCTACTACGGTGCCGATGCCGACCTGATCCAGGGCTTCATCACCACGCCGCTTGAACGCGAGGTGGCCAGCGCCGAAGGCATCGAGTACCTCAGCTCGACCAGTTCGGCCGGTGCCAGCGTGATCCAGGCTTACATCAAGCTCGACCAGGACCCGAACGAGGCGCTCACCCAGATCGCCGCCAAGGTCAACAAGATGCGCGGCCAGTTGCCGCCGGAATCCGAGGATCCGGTGATCGACCTGCAGCAGGGCCAGCAGATCGCGGCGATGTACGTGTCCTTCGCAAGCGAGACGCTGGACAACAACCAGATCACCGACTACCTGACCCGCGTGGTCCAGCCCAAGCTGGTCACCGTGTCCGGCGTGCAGCGCGCCGACATCCTCGGCGCCGGCACGTTCGCCATGCGCGTGTGGCTGAAGCCGGACCGCATGACGGCGCTGCAGGTGACCGCGAGCGATGTGTCCACGGCCCTCTCGTCGAACAACGTGCTGGCGGCGGTGGGCTCGACCAAGGGCCAGATGGTCGCCATCGACATGACCGCGCGCACGGACCTGCGCAATGCCGACGAGTTCCGCCAGCTCATCATCCGCGAGCAGAACGGCGCCATCGTGCGCCTCGGCGACGTGGCCGATGTGCAACTGGGGTCTGAAAGCTACGGCACGTCGGTCCGCATCAACGGCGAAGCCGCCACGTTCATGGGCATCTTCGTGTCGCCGGACGCGAACTCGCTGGACGTCATCAAGGACGTGCGTACGTTGTGGGACAACGAGATCGTCCCGCAGTTGCCGGAAGGCATCAAGGCCACGATCCCCTACGACAGCACCGAGCAGATCCAGGACGCCATCGACGAGGTCGTCAGCACCATCGTGGAAGCGGTGATCATCGTGATCGTGGTGATCTTCCTGTTCCTGGGCTCGCTGCGCAGCGTGCTGATCCCCGCGGTGACGGTGCCGTTGTCGCTGGTGGGCGCGCTGTTCCTGATGCTGCTGATGGGTTTCACCATCAACCTGCTGACCCTGCTGGCGATGGTGCTGGCGATCGGCATCGTGGTGGATGACGCGATCATCGTGCTGGAGAACATCCACCGCCACATCGAGGAAGGCATGTCGCCATACGAGGCGGCCATCAAGGGCGCACGCGAGCTGGCCTGGCCGGTCGTGGCCATGACCACCACGCTGGTGGCGGTGTACCTGCCGATCGGCTTCCAGGGCGGCATGACCGGCGTGCTGTTCACCGAATTCGCCTTCACCCTGGCCGGCTCGGTGCTGTTGTCCGGTGTCATCGCGCTGACGCTGACCCCGATGATGTGCGCCAAGATCCTCAAGCCGCACAGCGAAGGCGGCAAGGGCAAGCTGGAGAAGTGGCTGGACGAACGCTTCGAGAAGATCAATGCCGGCTACCAGCGCCGCCTGCACGGCACGATGGAAACCAAGTCGGTGATCGGCGTGTTCGGCATCCTGGTGCTGGTGTCGTGCGTGTTCCTGTACATGACCGCACCCAAGGAGCCGGCACCGCTGGAGGACGAAGGTTTCATCTTCTCCGTCGCCAGCGCGGACCCCTACTCCACGCTGGACTATGTCGAACGCTACACCGAGGAAGTGACCGCCATCGCCAAGGGCGTTCCGGAAGTGCAGGACTACTTCCTGTTCAACGGCGGCTTCGGCGGCAGCGGCGGCGGTGCCAGCCCCAGCGCGATGGCCGGCTTCGTGCTGAAGCCGTGGAGCGAGCGCGAGCGCTCGACCAATGCGGTACTGCAGCAAGAACTGCAGCCCAAGATGAGCCAGGTCAGCGGCCTGAACATCTTCGCGCTGGTCCCGCCCTCGCTACCGAGTGCGGGCGGCGACGGCGGTGGCGGCGAGTTCGTCATCGGTGGCGTGGGCGACCTGAGCCAGTTGGCGGAACTGGCCGACCAGATCCTGATGAAGGCGATGGAGAGCAAGCGCTTCATCTTCCTGGACAAGGACCTGAAGATCGACAAGCCGCGCATCGAGGTCAACATCGACCGCGACAAGGCGGCCAGCTTGGGCATCGACATGCGCACGCTGGCGGCCGACATGGCGGCGATGCTGTCCGGCGGCTACACCAACCGCTTCGCGATGCAGAACCGCTCATACCTGGTGATCCCGCAGGTGCAGCGCAGCGACCGCCTCAACGCCAGCGACCTGGAGAACTACTACACGCGCACCCGCGACGGCGAACTGATTCCGCTGTCGACCCTGGTGACGCTGAAGGAAAGCGCGCAGCCGCAATCGCTGAAGCGGTTCCAGCAGCTCAACGCGGTATCCATCACCTTCGCCCCGCGCCCCGGCGTGAGCAAGGGCGAGGCACTGGCGATCCTCGAACAGGCCGCGAAGGAAGTGCTGCCACAGGGATATTCGGTGGACTACGCCGGCGAGTCGCGGCAATACAAGCAGGAAGGCGCGGCGATGCTGGTCACGCTGGCACTGGCGCTGATCGTGATCTTCCTCGTGCTGGCGGCACAGTTCGAGAGCTTCCGTGATGCGCTGATCATGCTGTTGACCGTCCCGATGGCGATCTGCGGCGCGCTGTTGACGGTGAACGTGCTGGCGATCCTCAGCGGCATCCTGGGCATGATGCAGATCGAAGCCTTCCCCGGCATGAGCATCAACATCTACACACAGGTGGGCCTGGTGACGCTGGTCGGCGTGATCTCCAAGCACGGCATCCTGATCGTGGAATTCGCCAACAAGCTGCAGATCGAACGCGGCTTGTCCAAGCGCGAAGCGATCGAGGAAGCCGCCGCCATCCGCCTGCGCCCGGTGCTGATGACCACCGCCGCGCTGGTGTTCGCGATGATCCCGTTGCTGATCGCCAGCGGCCCGGGCGCCGCCTCGCGCTTCTCGATGGGCGTCGTGATCGCCTCGGGCATGACCATCGGCACCTTGTTCACGTTGTTCGTGCTGCCGGCGTTCTACCTGTACCTGGCCCGCGACCATGCGCACGACCGCGAGACGGCGGAAGACGCTGATGGCATGTTGCCTGCGGAACCGGCGGGCGGGCACTGA
- a CDS encoding type IV secretory system conjugative DNA transfer family protein — protein MGLLALGGGIYLAGYMTLWLLGLDVPLRWDTYLGYLRALDQPQVAPYATKIKAGGALGFGLPILVWLAMAMLFIRSPKAALHGDARFARAGDLVRQGMFAPAPEGIVVGRLGGKLVRLSGQQFVILAAPTRSGKGVGVVIPNLLEYQGSVVVLDIKQENFDLTSGWRASQGQEIYLFNPFAEDRRTHRWNPLSYVSSDPAFRISDLQAIAAMLYPDGDGKDKFWISHARNAFLAFTLYLFENHDEERRRKCPPELLSAPTLGRVHRLSAGNGSQQKQYLQELSAKPFLSEHARTAFANLLSQADETFSSILGTFKEPLNAFVNPVLDAATSGDDFLITDVRKKRTTIYIGIQPNKLAESRVLVNLFFSQLINENTRELPQSNPALKHQCLLLMDEFTAIGRVDIIASAVSYMAGYNLRLLPIIQSMSQLDAVYGKEVSRTIITNHALQIIYAPREQQDANDYSEMLGYTTVHRRNRSQSHGQQGSVSFTESLERRALMLPQELKAMGPEKEVFLYEGIPYPVMCEKIRYYQDKYFTRRLLPKVDVSMIEVGP, from the coding sequence ATGGGATTGCTGGCGTTGGGCGGGGGCATCTATCTGGCCGGATATATGACCTTGTGGTTGCTCGGCCTCGACGTCCCGCTTCGATGGGACACCTACTTGGGCTACCTGCGCGCGCTTGACCAGCCCCAGGTTGCGCCTTACGCCACGAAGATCAAGGCGGGCGGCGCGTTGGGATTCGGTCTACCGATACTCGTCTGGCTGGCAATGGCGATGCTGTTCATCAGGTCGCCGAAAGCGGCGCTGCACGGAGACGCGCGTTTCGCTCGCGCTGGCGACCTCGTCAGACAGGGCATGTTCGCACCTGCACCGGAAGGCATCGTGGTAGGCAGGCTGGGCGGAAAGCTGGTCCGATTGTCGGGCCAGCAGTTCGTCATCCTGGCCGCGCCGACGCGCTCGGGAAAGGGCGTTGGCGTCGTCATCCCCAATCTGCTGGAGTATCAGGGATCGGTGGTGGTCCTGGATATCAAGCAGGAGAACTTCGACCTGACCAGCGGCTGGCGCGCTAGCCAGGGTCAGGAGATCTATCTGTTCAACCCTTTCGCCGAAGACCGGCGGACGCATCGCTGGAACCCGCTCAGCTACGTGTCGTCCGATCCTGCGTTCCGCATCTCGGACCTGCAGGCGATCGCCGCCATGCTGTATCCGGACGGAGACGGAAAAGACAAGTTCTGGATCAGCCATGCGCGGAACGCCTTCCTCGCTTTCACGCTGTACCTGTTCGAGAATCACGACGAAGAACGCCGTCGGAAGTGTCCTCCGGAATTGCTGTCCGCTCCCACCTTGGGGCGCGTGCATCGCCTTTCGGCGGGGAATGGCTCGCAACAGAAGCAATATCTGCAGGAGCTTTCGGCCAAGCCATTCCTTAGCGAGCACGCCCGGACTGCGTTCGCCAACCTGCTTTCGCAGGCCGATGAGACGTTCTCGTCAATCCTGGGCACCTTCAAAGAGCCGTTGAACGCGTTCGTCAATCCGGTCCTCGACGCGGCCACCAGTGGTGACGACTTCCTGATCACCGATGTCCGGAAGAAGCGCACGACGATCTATATCGGCATCCAGCCCAACAAGCTGGCCGAGAGCCGCGTGCTGGTGAACCTGTTCTTCAGTCAGTTGATCAACGAGAACACCCGCGAACTACCGCAGTCCAACCCGGCGCTCAAGCATCAGTGCCTGCTGCTGATGGACGAGTTCACTGCCATCGGCAGGGTGGACATCATCGCCAGTGCGGTGAGCTACATGGCGGGCTACAACCTGCGCCTGCTGCCGATCATCCAGAGCATGTCGCAACTGGACGCGGTGTACGGCAAGGAGGTGTCGCGGACCATCATCACCAACCACGCACTGCAGATCATCTACGCACCCCGCGAACAGCAGGACGCCAACGACTATTCCGAAATGCTGGGCTACACCACCGTGCACCGTCGCAACCGCTCGCAATCGCACGGACAGCAGGGGAGCGTGTCATTCACGGAATCGTTGGAGCGCCGCGCGCTGATGTTGCCGCAGGAGCTGAAGGCGATGGGACCGGAGAAGGAGGTTTTCCTGTACGAGGGCATCCCGTATCCGGTGATGTGCGAGAAGATCAGGTACTACCAGGACAAGTATTTCACCAGGCGGCTGTTGCCGAAGGTGGACGTAAGTATGATCGAGGTTGGACCATGA
- a CDS encoding SDR family oxidoreductase, producing the protein MNATAPTLLVTGASGQLGGAVVHHLLDTLQVPAERLIVTSRSPEGLADFAARGVTVRAADFDQPATLSSAFAGADRLLLVSTDALMEPGKRLAQHRNAVEAAIEADVGHVVYTSLPSAETSHVSFAPDHWGTEQALAASSLAWTVLRNAWYFENLAYALPGALASGEWASAAGEGRIAYIARDDLARAAAVALASPDRSNRVLTLTGSHAYSARDIASRLSALADKPLSVVDITPEQRLEGLKAHGFPPVLAEVFASFDVATAAGDLGAVTDDYLQLTGQPPTTLDAWLSANIALLTRAP; encoded by the coding sequence ATGAATGCCACCGCCCCCACCCTGCTGGTCACCGGCGCCTCCGGACAGCTCGGCGGCGCCGTCGTCCACCATCTGCTCGACACCCTGCAAGTTCCCGCCGAGCGCCTCATCGTGACCAGTCGCTCGCCCGAAGGACTGGCGGACTTTGCCGCACGTGGCGTCACCGTGCGTGCCGCCGATTTCGACCAGCCAGCCACGCTGTCCTCCGCCTTCGCCGGGGCCGACCGGCTGTTGCTGGTCAGTACGGACGCGCTGATGGAGCCGGGCAAGCGCCTCGCCCAACACCGCAACGCCGTGGAGGCGGCGATCGAAGCCGACGTAGGCCACGTCGTCTACACCTCGCTGCCGTCCGCTGAAACATCGCACGTGTCGTTCGCCCCCGACCACTGGGGCACCGAACAGGCGCTGGCTGCGTCGTCCCTCGCATGGACGGTTCTGCGCAATGCCTGGTACTTCGAGAACCTGGCCTATGCCTTGCCGGGTGCGCTGGCATCAGGCGAATGGGCGTCGGCGGCAGGCGAAGGTCGCATTGCCTATATCGCGCGCGACGATCTCGCGCGCGCAGCGGCCGTGGCATTGGCTTCCCCCGATAGGTCGAACCGAGTGCTCACGCTGACCGGCTCGCACGCGTATTCCGCGCGCGACATCGCCAGCCGTTTGTCTGCACTTGCCGACAAACCCTTGTCGGTCGTCGACATCACGCCGGAACAACGGCTCGAAGGCCTGAAAGCGCACGGCTTTCCGCCGGTGCTGGCCGAGGTGTTCGCATCCTTCGATGTCGCGACGGCCGCGGGCGACCTTGGTGCGGTCACCGATGACTACTTACAGCTGACCGGTCAGCCGCCGACGACACTGGACGCCTGGCTGTCGGCGAACATCGCACTGCTGACCCGGGCCCCCTGA
- a CDS encoding helix-turn-helix domain-containing protein codes for MTLHRQSLILVENCPIRDVLDRLGDRWTVLVLHELSAGTLRFSEIRKRIADISPRMLAQTLRHLEQDGLVSREVFPTVPPRVDYALTSLGLSFFERVEMLAQWASDHHDEVRAARRAYVAPAANAPK; via the coding sequence ATGACCCTGCACCGCCAATCGCTGATCCTTGTCGAGAATTGCCCTATCCGAGATGTGCTGGACCGGCTGGGCGACCGTTGGACGGTCCTGGTCCTGCACGAGCTGTCGGCGGGGACGCTGCGCTTTTCCGAGATTCGCAAGCGCATCGCCGACATCTCGCCGCGCATGCTGGCCCAGACGCTGCGGCACCTGGAACAGGACGGGTTGGTCAGCCGCGAGGTATTCCCGACGGTGCCGCCGCGCGTGGATTACGCACTGACGTCGCTGGGGCTGTCGTTCTTCGAGCGGGTGGAGATGCTGGCGCAGTGGGCCTCGGACCATCACGATGAGGTGCGTGCGGCGCGCAGGGCGTATGTGGCGCCGGCCGCCAACGCGCCCAAGTGA